Sequence from the Fulvivirga ligni genome:
TAAACCCAATTACCAACTTCACATTCTTAAACCCTGACTTCGTCGAGGTTAATGAACTCAATTGTATTGGCTTCATTAAGATTAACGCCTACAATAGCATCTTTATTGATCTTACCAGCCAATATTTCTTTAGATAACTCATTTAGTATCTCTCTTTGTATCACTCGCTTAAGTGGTCTCGCCCCAAATTGAGGGTCAAAACCAGCCTCTGCCAGGTGATCAAGCACTTTATCAGATACTTCAAGTTTCACACCAGATTCCTCCAGACGCTTTTTGATGATCTTAAATTGTATATCTACAATCTTTCTAATATCAGTTCTAGACAATGGTCTGAACATGATGGTTTCATCTACCCTGTTCAGGAACTCCGGTCTAACTGACTTCTTCAGAAGCTCAAACACCTGATGTTTGGTGGTATCAATTACTTCTTCAAGGTTATCATCATCCAGCCTTTCAAAATTATCCTGGATTATACCTGAGCCTATGTTAGTAGTCATGATAATGATCGTATTCTTAAAATTGGCCACACGACCTTTATTATCAGTAAGTCTACCATCATCTAACACCTGCAACAGAATGTTAAACACGTCAGGGTGGGCTTTCTCAATCTCATCCAGCAATATTACTGAGTAAGGCTTTCTCCTTACAGCCTCAGTAAGCTGGCCACCTTCATCATACCCTACATAGCCCGGAGGCGCTCCTACCAATCTACTCACTGCGTGCCTCTCTTGATACTCTGACATATCTATCCTTACCATGGCGTTTTCATCGTTGAATAAATATTCAGCTAACGCCTTGCTAAGTTCTGTTTTCCCTACACCAGTGGTGCCTAAGAATATAAACGAACCAATCGGCCTCTTTGGATCTTGCAGACCCGCTCTACTTCTTCTCACAGCATCAGAAAGTGCTTGGATAGCCTCCTCCTGGCCCGCAACACGCCTACCAAGTTCTTGCTCCAGGTGAAGCAGCTTCTCTCTTTCACTTTGCAGCATTTTAGAGACTGGGATACCTGTCCATCTGGCTACGACCTCTGCAATATCCTCACTATCAACCTCCTCCTTCATCAAGCCATCTCCGCTCATCTCAGCCATTGCCTGCTGATTTTCCTCCAACGTCTTTTGGGCTTCTACCAACTTGCCATATCTGATCTCGGCAACAAGACCAAAATCACCTGACTTCTCAGCCTGTTCGGCTTCAAACTTCAATCGATCAATAGCTTCTTTTTGATCTCTAATACCCTGAACCACTGCCTTCTCATTTTCCCAACGGGCTTTCAAGTCGTTTCTGGTTTCAGTAAGATCGGCTATGTCCTTAGTTAAAAGGCGCTCCTTATCTTTATCCTTCTCTCTTCTAATCGCTTCACGCTCAATTTCAAGCTGCATAATCTTTCTATTCAACTCATCGAGCTCTTCAGGCAAAGAATCCATCTCTAATCTTAGCTTCGAAGCGGCCTCATCCATTAAGTCAATAGCCTTATCTGGCAAGTGCCTATCTGAAATATACCTGCTGGAAAGCTCCACTGCGGCAATTACTGCATCGTCTTTTATGCGCACCCCGTGGTGGATCTCGTACTTATCTTTGATCCCACGCAAAATTGAAATAGCATCTTGAGCTGATGGTTCATTCACCATTACTGACTGAAACCTGCGCTCTAGTGCTTTATCTTTTTCCACATACTTTTGGTACTCCTTCAAAGTAGTGGCTCCAATAGCATGAAGTTCGCCTCTGGCCAAGGCTGGCTTCAGTAAGTTAGCAGCATCCATAGCTCCTTCACCACCTCCAGCACCTATCAAGGTATGTATCTCATCTATAAACAGTATAATCTGCCCGTTAGAGTCAGTCACTTCCTTAATTACGGCTTTTAAACGCTCTTCAAACTCACCTTTATATTTAGCTCCTGCCACCAGCAGCCCCATATCCAGCGAGATCAATATTTTATCTTTAAGGTTTTCCGGCACGTCACCGTCTACAATTCTCTGGGCCATGCCTTCTACTATGGCTGTTTTACCCACACCCGGCTCACCTAATAGAATAGGGTTATTTTTGGTCCTTCTGGAAAGGATTTGCAACACCCTTCTAATCTCTTCATCTCTACCAATAACCGGATCTATTTTACCGGCCTTAGCCTGCTCTATCAGATTTATAGAATACCTTTCTAATGATCTGTATTTTGATTCTGCATTTGGATCTTTCACTGAATCTCCTCCTCTTAATTCTTTAATACCTGCTACCAAAGATTTATGCTCAAAGCCCACATCTTTTAATAAAGTAGCCACTTTATCCTTACCCGCAAGCAACCCTAAAAGCACATGCTCTACAGCAATGTATTCATCTTTAAATTCTTTCAGCTCTTTTTCTGCCTTTTGTAATGCCGTGGCTGAATCATTAGATAAATAAGGTTGCTGACCGCTTACTTTTGGGTAGCCATTTATAATTTCATCCAACTTATTATCAAGGTGCAGTTGGTTGACATTTAACTTCTTTATCAAAAAAGAAATAACGTTTTCATCCGTCATAAGAATAGCCTTCATGAGGTGACCAGGCTCTATGGCCTGCTGGCCACCACCAGTGGCTATCTCTGCTGCTTTTTGCAGTACTTCTTGAGATTTTATGGTGTATTTATCAAAATTCATTTCTTATAATTTAAGTCTCTTTTTCACGTTGTCGATTGTGATAATATCAAAATTATGGCCAACCTGGTTGCTGGAAAAAATCCAGAAATAATGGCAGCATTATCAAGAAATAATATTATTTTGATGACAAAATGGCTTTAAAAACTATGAAAAACCTTCTCCTAACCGGACTATTTTTCCTCTTATTAGGGAATTACTCCTACGCCCAACTTAACCTTCCTGCTGATGAAGCATTAAGTAAGGAAGCCCAAAGTATGTACGCCCTATTTTCAGACAACTTTAAAACCAACAACTTTAAAGCTGCCAGAAAACCACTATCCTGGATGCTCAGCAATACACCCGACATTCATGAAAGTATTTACATTAATGGTATAAAGCTTTATCAGGAGCTAGCTGAGAAAAAGCAGCCTGCTACGGTTTTTGAAGACTCTGTTCTTACCATTTATGACTTAAGAATAGATCATTATGACAATGACAAAGAACTGGTGGACAGAAAGGCTTCTGCGGCCTATAAATATTACAGAGAGCGCTCAGGAAAAGAAAAAGAGCTGTTTAATATTTTTGAAAAAACCTATGAACTAAACGGCCCCGAAGTAGGAGTAAATAACTTGGCCTCTTACATGGATGTAGTAAGAAGATACCACAAAATAACTCCTTTGTCAGATGATGAGGTGCTGGAGAGATATTATAGAGTAATGGATGCCATTGATGCCAAGAAGGGGGATGTCAATGAAGAAACACTTGAAAAGATAAGATCGATAGCCACGAAAATATTACTTCAGATTGTACCTGTAGACTGCGCGTTTATCAAAGAAAAGTTAGTACCAAGAATACAGAACGATCAGAATATGATGAAGAGGGTTTTTAGCCTATCGGTTTCTGAGGGCTGCACTAAAGAACCATTCTTTTTTGAAGTAGCAAAAAAATACATTGAAGTAGATCCTAACCCACTTATTTTCAAAATCTTAGGTGATAATGAATGGACTCAAGGCAACAAAGATGAGGCATTAAAATACTATGACAAGGCGCTTGCCAACAGTGAGACTGAAGAAAAGAAAGCAGACATACTCTTTCACATAGCCGCCAGACAAATGCAGAATGGCAATAAAGCTGCTGCCAAAAATTATGCGGAGAAAGCTCTGGCACAGTCTGCCGGTTATAGCAAAGCTTATAAACTCATAGGAGACCTTTACTACAGCAGTTTTAATGACTGCAAGAAAGGTGAAAGTAAAGTAGCAGACAGATCTATTTACTGGGCGGCGTACGACTACTATGAGAAGGCTGGCGACTCAGAGGCTATGAAGAGTGCAGCTCAGCAATTCCCAACCATAGAAGACATTTTTAATGAAAATTTAAAAGAGGGAGGAACGTATCAGGTAGGCTGCTGGATTAACAAGAGCACGGTTATTAGAAGAAATCCTAACTAAACATTATTATGTGACTTCTAAAATGTAGCTATTCTTTATTTTCGCGGCATGTCGAGAATAAAAATATCATTACCTGAAGTTAGCGTTTTCCAAACTGAGATATCCATTAGAATAACTGACCTTAATTATGGCGGTCATGTAGGCAACGACAATATTCTATCACTTATGCATGAGTGTAGAATGCGTTTTTTAGCTAACCTAGGCTACACCTCAGAGGTAAACCTGGAAGAGAAGGTTGGTATTATCATCTCAGATGTGGCTATTAGCTATAAATCAGAAGGCTTTTATGGAGATCAACTTTTGGTGAACATAAGTGTAGATGATTTCAATAAATACGGTTTTGACATGTACTACGAGCTGGTGAACAAAGCAACAGGTAAGCAGGTAGCTATAGGTAAAACCGGCATAGTGTGCATGAATTATGAGACGAGGAAAGTGAGCACAGTTCCAGCATCGCTACTACAGAAGCTACAAAGCTGAAACCATATGGCCTTATCTGATGTTTGCTTATCTTTGCAATAATTATGATAGCACAAGAGGAGAAAAAGGACATCAGGCAGCTAAATCTGGATCAGATTAAAGAATACTTCGTAAGCATTGGCGATAAGCCATTTCGTGCCAAGCAAGTTTACGAATGGTTATGGAAAAAGTCTGCCAAGGACTTTGACCAGATGACCAATATTTCTCTTCAAACACGTGAGAAGCTCAAGGAGGCTTTTGTCATTAATCATATCGCCGTTGACCAAATGCAACGCAGCAACGACGGCACCATCAAAAATGCTGTAAAGCTCTATGATGGAATGATCGTAGAATCAGTGCTCATTCCTACTGACACCAGAATAACCGCTTGTATTTCATCTCAGGTGGGTTGTAGTCTGGATTGTAACTTCTGTGCCACCGCACGCCTGAAGCGCATGAGAAATCTTAATGCTGATGAGATTTATGACCAGGTAGTGGCTATCAAAGAGCAGAGTGAAAGGTTCATGGATAGACCGTTGACTAACATCGTTTTCATGGGCATGGGCGAACCGCTGCTTAATTATGCTAATGTTATTGAATCTATTGAAAAGATCACTAAGCCAGAAGGCCTGGGCATGTCACCCAAGAGAATCACATTATCTACGGTAGGCATTCCTAAAATGATCAAAAAAATGGCCGATGATGAGGTCAAGTTCAACCTGGCAGTATCGTTACATTCTGCCATTGATGAGGTAAGAACCAAGCTGATGCCCATCAATGAAAAGAACGACCTCGACGATCTAAAGGACGCACTAAAGCACTGGTATTATAAAACCAAAAAGAAAGTCACTTACGAATATGTAGTTTGGGGTGGCATTAACGATACAGAAAAAGACGCTGACGCCCTGGTGAAGTTTTGCAAGGTTATCCCCTCAAAAGTGAATCTTATAGAGTACAATCCAATCGATGATGGCGAGTATCAGCAAGCCTCTGAAGAATCTCTAAACATCTATATAGAAAAACTCAAAGCCGCTGACATAGTAGTGAATGTAAGAAGAAGCCGTGGTAAAGATATAGATGCCGCTTGTGGGCAGTTGGCGAATAAGAGTTAAAGCTATACTCCACACCATTTCATTCTATGTATCAACTACTGCAAGTTATTACCCTCATTTTGATCTATCAAAACAGTAATTTCACAGGCAAAGTAACCTATGACATTTCTGGATCAGACATATTGACCAAAGAAGAATACGTTTTAGGGGAAGATTTTATTCTAAAAAGAACAGAAGGCAAAATAACACAAGTTCTAGGCATACAGAATGTGCTTTATGATATAAAAAACAGAAAGCAATATAACATATTAGAGCACGGCAAAAGGATTGAGATTGACACACTGCATATAGGGGGTGTCACCAAGTTTCATGACTTTAAAATAGCAGACACCACTACTTACCATGGCAGAAAGTGTAAAATCATAACTTTCAATCAATATGGCTCCTATAATCAGAAATCTTATTATAAATATTATTACGATCTTGATCAGACATGCTTAGCCATGAATTATCAGAAAGTTGGTGATATTTTTAATGGTCAAAACACCATATTTCGACCATTTGAAGAGTGTTCGCTTCCTTATAGAATTGAAATTAACTATGAAGACGATAAGAAGAAGCCTCTTATCATTCAGCAAGTTGATTTTGAGTATCAAAACACAGACAGGACTGCCATTTTCCAAAACCTAGGTATTTGATGAATGAAAGGATACTCTCCTACCAAATTAGACTTTAGTGAGAAAGCGTATGGCTTGGTCACGCACTAGAAGGATTAAAAGTTAGTAAATCTAATTTTTAACAAAATCCTTCGCTCACCATGATTCTGTCAGTTTATTGAGCTGCTGCTACCAATTCTACTATACTGCACCACCATGCTAAGCATGGCGTGAACGGAGATCCGCGGTTTTAATTGCCATAGCCATCTAAAACCGTCATGTCGGAATTCTGTAGCGTAGCGAAAGAATATCCGACATCTTACCGCCGGGAAGCCATGGTCATCGGCAAGACTCCGGCTCTCCGCTGCGCTACGGCCGGAGTGACGGAAGCGTGGTAGAGGCTGTGGTCTGAACGGAAGGAATATAAATTAAGATTCAAGCGACAGAAAATGCAGAATCTGGGAATAAAGATTTGATGTTTGATACCGTGTCGGAGACACTGGTGATCAATGGAAAGCTCGATGTCGCAGACTACGAAAAACTAGGGGTAGTTGGCCAATCGGAGTTAAGCCATCCGTTTACTACCTATTACTCGCATTAAACAACTTCTGTTTTTCCTCCTTAGATAAACTCTCGTAACCTTTTTCAGAGATTTTATCCAAGATAGCATCTATTTCCTCCTGATTGTGTGAGCTGGTGGGTGCTGCTGTAGTACTTGATGAACCCTTACTGCTTGATTTAGACTTTTTGGTCTTTTTGTAACTCACTTTTATGTTCCTGGAGGGCACAAAGAAGCTTTTTATAAAATTGAGAAAACGAGTAAACCAACCTCCCCAATCATTTCCTTTCTGAAGCTGCTTAATGTAAAGAAAACCAAAAAATGCACCTCCTAAATGAGCGATGTTACCACCTTCATTAACACCTCTTACCTGCAAGAATGAAAGAACCACTGCAAAAAGGGCGATGTACATAATTTTGACCGGCCCTATAAACATTAAATGAATAGTATATTGGGGCAACAATGTGGCCGTGGCCACTATAATAGCTAAAACACCAGCGGATGCACCCACCATAAAAGCAACATGCTCATTCAAGTAGGGAAATATGTTATATGCCGCCAGGTAAAAAAGTCCCCCAAAAATTCCACCTAATACATATACAGCCACCAGTTTATCACTACCCAGATATTCTACGAATATTCTCCCAAACCAATACAACATCAGCATATTAGATAATATGTGAAATAGTCCTTCATGAGAAAACATATATGTGATTAAGGTCCAGGGCTTATGCAGAAAAGCCTCCGGAACGGAAGGCATAGCTACATTGGCGTAGACATAAATTTTGTAGTAGGCCTCATTCAGAAAAACGTGAAGTATTCCTATGAGCACAAATACAATTACATTAATAATAATTAACTGCACATGTGCATTATTCGGCCTATTGAAGGCACTTTTAAAATCCTCTAAAAAACCGCCTCTACTGTACATTTCTATCTATAATTAGTTCCTTGCTTTTGCCAGATTTTGATCATTATAAAAGCAAATATAATTCCTCCTAAATGGGCCAGGTGCGCCACTCCATCACCTGATTTATTCATAAATTGTGAGTAAATTTCTATGGCGCCTAATCCAAATACCAGATATTTCACCTTAATTGGAATAGGTGGAAACAACAGCCGCACTGTCATTTCAGGAAACAAGATTCCCAAGGCTAATAAAAGACCATAGACAGCACCAGATGCTCCTACCATAGAGCCTACAGGCAGGTAGTCATAAGCTGCTTTTGCATACTGAACACTTTTGGTTATATAGCTCTGGTCATCAGGATGCTTTGAAAATTCATTTAAAAAATCATATATAGTCGAATTAAAAATCTTACCATTATCATCCAGAAAAAGAGCAAAATTATCAGGGTTTGGCGCTTCTATGTAAGCATTAACGTCGTTTTCAAGACTAGCAGATTTATACAGGCCCACACCATTATACAGAATACCTGCTCCTATTCCAGTAACCATATAAAAGATAAGGAATTTCTTCGGCCCCCAGGTAGTCTCTAAAATAGGACCTATAAACACCAACATTAGCATATTGAAGAAAATATGCATAAAGCCATCATGCACAAACATGTAGGTGAGAAATTGATAGGGCCTAAAAGCTGGCGAATGCCAAGACCACAATGCTAAAAGTTCATGTAATTGAATATTTTGGAATACATACTGAAGTATATAAACCAATATATTTATCAGCAACAGGTTTTTAACAACCGGTGTGAGTCTCTGCATCATATATCTTCTTACTTATTAAAGTAGTTTTCTATTCTATTTAAATCTAAAATATGAAAAGTTGTTTGTCCATTTGCTGCATAATTTGGATTAGAGCAGGCAAATAGTTGATCTATTAACCCAGTCATTTCCTCTTCACTTAGCCTGGCGCCTCTCTTTATAGCCGTTCTTCTGGCTAGTGCTCTGGCCAAATTTTCGTTTCTTGGAATAGATAGTTCTGATTTATTTCTCTTAAACTGATCTATTAGTCCTTCAAAGATCTCCTTTTCATTGGCATTACCGATGTCAGCCGGCAAACCCTTTATTATAATATCATTTTTACCAAAAGGTTCTATCTTAAAACCTAAAGCTGACATTTCTTCCTGCATTTCCATTACGAGAGAAAAGTCTCCAGGGTTTAGAGATACTGTTTGTGGGAACAGCGTTTGCTGAGAAGCCCCCGTGTTATTCTTGAGGTGATTGATATACTTTTCGAACAAAATTCGTTCATGCGCCGCCTG
This genomic interval carries:
- a CDS encoding rhomboid family protein: MYSRGGFLEDFKSAFNRPNNAHVQLIIINVIVFVLIGILHVFLNEAYYKIYVYANVAMPSVPEAFLHKPWTLITYMFSHEGLFHILSNMLMLYWFGRIFVEYLGSDKLVAVYVLGGIFGGLFYLAAYNIFPYLNEHVAFMVGASAGVLAIIVATATLLPQYTIHLMFIGPVKIMYIALFAVVLSFLQVRGVNEGGNIAHLGGAFFGFLYIKQLQKGNDWGGWFTRFLNFIKSFFVPSRNIKVSYKKTKKSKSSSKGSSSTTAAPTSSHNQEEIDAILDKISEKGYESLSKEEKQKLFNASNR
- the rlmN gene encoding 23S rRNA (adenine(2503)-C(2))-methyltransferase RlmN; the encoded protein is MIAQEEKKDIRQLNLDQIKEYFVSIGDKPFRAKQVYEWLWKKSAKDFDQMTNISLQTREKLKEAFVINHIAVDQMQRSNDGTIKNAVKLYDGMIVESVLIPTDTRITACISSQVGCSLDCNFCATARLKRMRNLNADEIYDQVVAIKEQSERFMDRPLTNIVFMGMGEPLLNYANVIESIEKITKPEGLGMSPKRITLSTVGIPKMIKKMADDEVKFNLAVSLHSAIDEVRTKLMPINEKNDLDDLKDALKHWYYKTKKKVTYEYVVWGGINDTEKDADALVKFCKVIPSKVNLIEYNPIDDGEYQQASEESLNIYIEKLKAADIVVNVRRSRGKDIDAACGQLANKS
- a CDS encoding tetratricopeptide repeat protein; amino-acid sequence: MKNLLLTGLFFLLLGNYSYAQLNLPADEALSKEAQSMYALFSDNFKTNNFKAARKPLSWMLSNTPDIHESIYINGIKLYQELAEKKQPATVFEDSVLTIYDLRIDHYDNDKELVDRKASAAYKYYRERSGKEKELFNIFEKTYELNGPEVGVNNLASYMDVVRRYHKITPLSDDEVLERYYRVMDAIDAKKGDVNEETLEKIRSIATKILLQIVPVDCAFIKEKLVPRIQNDQNMMKRVFSLSVSEGCTKEPFFFEVAKKYIEVDPNPLIFKILGDNEWTQGNKDEALKYYDKALANSETEEKKADILFHIAARQMQNGNKAAAKNYAEKALAQSAGYSKAYKLIGDLYYSSFNDCKKGESKVADRSIYWAAYDYYEKAGDSEAMKSAAQQFPTIEDIFNENLKEGGTYQVGCWINKSTVIRRNPN
- the clpB gene encoding ATP-dependent chaperone ClpB, producing the protein MNFDKYTIKSQEVLQKAAEIATGGGQQAIEPGHLMKAILMTDENVISFLIKKLNVNQLHLDNKLDEIINGYPKVSGQQPYLSNDSATALQKAEKELKEFKDEYIAVEHVLLGLLAGKDKVATLLKDVGFEHKSLVAGIKELRGGDSVKDPNAESKYRSLERYSINLIEQAKAGKIDPVIGRDEEIRRVLQILSRRTKNNPILLGEPGVGKTAIVEGMAQRIVDGDVPENLKDKILISLDMGLLVAGAKYKGEFEERLKAVIKEVTDSNGQIILFIDEIHTLIGAGGGEGAMDAANLLKPALARGELHAIGATTLKEYQKYVEKDKALERRFQSVMVNEPSAQDAISILRGIKDKYEIHHGVRIKDDAVIAAVELSSRYISDRHLPDKAIDLMDEAASKLRLEMDSLPEELDELNRKIMQLEIEREAIRREKDKDKERLLTKDIADLTETRNDLKARWENEKAVVQGIRDQKEAIDRLKFEAEQAEKSGDFGLVAEIRYGKLVEAQKTLEENQQAMAEMSGDGLMKEEVDSEDIAEVVARWTGIPVSKMLQSEREKLLHLEQELGRRVAGQEEAIQALSDAVRRSRAGLQDPKRPIGSFIFLGTTGVGKTELSKALAEYLFNDENAMVRIDMSEYQERHAVSRLVGAPPGYVGYDEGGQLTEAVRRKPYSVILLDEIEKAHPDVFNILLQVLDDGRLTDNKGRVANFKNTIIIMTTNIGSGIIQDNFERLDDDNLEEVIDTTKHQVFELLKKSVRPEFLNRVDETIMFRPLSRTDIRKIVDIQFKIIKKRLEESGVKLEVSDKVLDHLAEAGFDPQFGARPLKRVIQREILNELSKEILAGKINKDAIVGVNLNEANTIEFINLDEVRV
- a CDS encoding acyl-CoA thioesterase, with translation MSRIKISLPEVSVFQTEISIRITDLNYGGHVGNDNILSLMHECRMRFLANLGYTSEVNLEEKVGIIISDVAISYKSEGFYGDQLLVNISVDDFNKYGFDMYYELVNKATGKQVAIGKTGIVCMNYETRKVSTVPASLLQKLQS
- a CDS encoding rhomboid family intramembrane serine protease; amino-acid sequence: MMQRLTPVVKNLLLINILVYILQYVFQNIQLHELLALWSWHSPAFRPYQFLTYMFVHDGFMHIFFNMLMLVFIGPILETTWGPKKFLIFYMVTGIGAGILYNGVGLYKSASLENDVNAYIEAPNPDNFALFLDDNGKIFNSTIYDFLNEFSKHPDDQSYITKSVQYAKAAYDYLPVGSMVGASGAVYGLLLALGILFPEMTVRLLFPPIPIKVKYLVFGLGAIEIYSQFMNKSGDGVAHLAHLGGIIFAFIMIKIWQKQGTNYR